In Streptomyces sp. NBC_01439, the following are encoded in one genomic region:
- a CDS encoding ATP-binding protein — protein sequence MSMPLRDLLADWPDRFRHQAVLVALAADKDPDPRQLAMALLDTYHGPTTPTEVYHRLLEAGEFELADGMLTDCRELRDGAANFRQALGSARAAADEAVRLKVAELRRRAENADIAPPAGLDTDDLRKRTRLRTAPVATLLAQHEKILTQDIATAVDALRASTVADERGPARTAYLNDLLAAGQLRVARAVLEREPPGALLPEAVPQLQPWRAAFDPDVVCQVLVDPSAPRVAEYQRWEPADPVARALLDAYDDLMSEESCTRQAVVAFTSALGRFLGTGDQLAPVTARPDGAGFLTSLDGLFAEDPLRHLHDTDRVDLFVSTPNSPGLPSDLAGLQQCIAVGRGLTPSGYLGGEPCAVLSTRDLLRLLPLTTHRPTAMLRLLARQWPLSVLAGRSPKDLNRLLGDGETRWQRLRWIVDLAGLGDAVVVDEMESATGFDIGLLHTMLHRAAPDQPRTTLLPGGRFASWQGDTDLVRAMEEHLEGRCQDEATLVTLWATLYVAEPDGRVRMDDVRAVAAMVATGKDTAAAVAAGAAALAADGFLRPDDEADHWLLPRAKVLGMLAQDAEERLTRAVARLPAATATEPTDAQSALLAQLTGWRSNRHRLAPDFAAYQSLTGLVSTDRDKLLSTASRVLAQTEAGARLAPDGSSRLDHVLRELAAELGAVHPQVEVDIRCPANAYSALSADALRVVFYEILENAAESVSAIGGGTVQVIVQIDDPDLVVDVLDSGEGLVGQFQDRPTLVFRKGRTTKGPHRGDGLHQVRSILADVAEGPAEITLGPAGDAHPTLRGVHVRLDLPQPARRVDR from the coding sequence ATGAGCATGCCGCTGCGTGATCTGCTCGCCGACTGGCCCGACCGATTCCGTCACCAGGCCGTCCTCGTCGCACTCGCGGCAGACAAGGATCCCGACCCCCGGCAGTTGGCCATGGCTCTGCTCGACACCTACCACGGCCCGACCACCCCGACCGAGGTGTACCACCGCCTACTCGAGGCCGGCGAGTTCGAGCTCGCCGACGGTATGCTGACGGACTGCCGTGAGCTCCGCGACGGCGCCGCCAACTTCCGACAGGCACTCGGCAGCGCCCGCGCGGCGGCCGACGAGGCGGTGCGGTTGAAGGTCGCCGAACTGCGGCGACGGGCCGAGAACGCGGACATCGCGCCGCCCGCCGGACTGGACACAGACGATCTCAGGAAACGCACACGACTCCGCACCGCTCCCGTCGCGACTCTGCTGGCGCAGCACGAGAAGATCCTGACCCAGGACATCGCGACCGCCGTCGACGCACTGCGTGCGAGCACCGTTGCCGACGAGCGGGGCCCGGCACGGACCGCCTACCTGAACGACCTCCTCGCTGCCGGCCAGCTGCGGGTTGCCCGCGCCGTACTCGAACGGGAACCACCTGGTGCGCTGCTGCCGGAGGCCGTTCCGCAACTCCAGCCCTGGCGTGCAGCCTTCGACCCCGACGTGGTCTGTCAGGTCCTGGTGGATCCGAGCGCTCCGCGGGTGGCGGAGTACCAGCGGTGGGAGCCCGCCGACCCAGTTGCCCGGGCGCTGCTCGACGCCTACGACGACCTGATGTCCGAGGAGAGCTGCACCCGACAGGCAGTGGTCGCGTTCACTTCTGCGCTGGGCCGCTTCCTCGGAACGGGCGACCAGCTCGCGCCGGTCACCGCCCGCCCGGACGGCGCCGGATTCCTGACCTCCCTCGACGGACTCTTCGCCGAGGACCCACTGCGCCACCTCCACGACACCGACCGTGTCGACTTGTTTGTCTCAACGCCCAACAGCCCGGGCCTGCCGAGCGACCTCGCCGGGCTGCAGCAGTGCATCGCAGTTGGGCGCGGCCTCACACCCTCGGGTTACCTTGGCGGAGAACCATGCGCCGTGCTGTCCACCCGCGACCTTCTGCGGCTGCTTCCCCTCACCACACACCGGCCCACCGCGATGCTCCGCCTGCTGGCCAGGCAGTGGCCGCTATCCGTCCTCGCCGGGCGGAGCCCCAAGGATCTCAACCGGCTACTGGGCGACGGCGAGACCCGGTGGCAGCGCCTCCGCTGGATCGTTGACCTCGCGGGTCTCGGCGACGCCGTGGTCGTCGACGAAATGGAGTCGGCAACCGGCTTCGACATCGGCCTGCTGCACACCATGCTTCACCGGGCCGCGCCCGATCAGCCCCGGACCACCCTGCTTCCGGGCGGCCGCTTCGCCTCGTGGCAGGGCGACACCGACCTGGTGCGCGCCATGGAGGAGCACCTGGAGGGCCGATGCCAGGATGAGGCGACCCTGGTCACCCTGTGGGCGACACTGTACGTGGCGGAACCGGACGGCCGCGTTCGCATGGACGACGTCCGAGCGGTGGCCGCCATGGTGGCCACCGGGAAGGACACCGCAGCCGCAGTCGCCGCCGGAGCAGCCGCACTTGCCGCCGATGGGTTCCTCCGCCCCGACGACGAGGCCGACCACTGGCTGCTGCCCCGGGCGAAGGTACTCGGTATGCTCGCCCAGGACGCCGAGGAACGACTGACCCGCGCCGTCGCACGCCTTCCGGCCGCGACGGCCACCGAACCCACGGACGCTCAGTCGGCCCTGCTCGCGCAGCTCACCGGCTGGCGCAGCAACCGGCACCGCCTCGCCCCCGACTTCGCCGCCTACCAGTCCCTGACTGGACTAGTCTCCACAGACCGCGACAAACTACTCTCCACCGCCAGCCGGGTGCTAGCCCAGACCGAGGCCGGAGCCCGGCTCGCGCCTGACGGAAGCTCACGACTGGACCACGTGCTCAGAGAACTGGCGGCCGAACTGGGCGCGGTCCACCCGCAGGTGGAGGTCGACATCCGCTGCCCGGCCAACGCCTACTCCGCCCTCTCGGCGGACGCCCTGCGAGTGGTCTTCTACGAAATCCTGGAGAACGCGGCCGAATCCGTGTCCGCCATCGGCGGCGGCACCGTACAGGTCATCGTCCAGATCGACGATCCCGACCTCGTCGTCGACGTCCTCGACAGCGGGGAGGGACTCGTAGGACAGTTCCAGGACCGCCCCACCCTGGTGTTCCGGAAGGGGCGCACGACGAAGGGCCCCCACCGGGGAGACGGGTTGCACCAGGTGCGCAGCATCCTGGCCGACGTGGCCGAGGGCCCCGCCGAAATCACCCTCGGACCCGCGGGAGACGCACACCCGACCCTGCGGGGAGTGCACGTACGCCTCGACCTTCCCCAACCCGCCCGCAGGGTCGACCGGTGA
- a CDS encoding IS3 family transposase (programmed frameshift), whose protein sequence is MARPSQYPLELRRRAVRMVAEVRPDYDTEWAAMKAVAAKLGIGTTETLRKWVRQDEIDAGTRPGTTTEESAELKRLKKENAELKRANEILKAAGEFLRGRARPATHTLVAFIDEHRDRFGGVEPICRVLTEHDCKIAPSTYYAHHKRRQAPSARTVRDTELKTLIKEAYDANYRVYGARKIWRHLNRQGQTVARCTVERLMRELGITGAVRGKRVITTIPDPSAPRAPDLVDRDFVASAPNRCWVADFTHVATFSGVVYVAFVVDTFSRRIVGWSASTTKQTRLVLDALDMGLWQRDRDQHPPLPGELVHHSDAGSQYTSFTLAEHLEKAGIAASIGSVGNAYDNALMESTIGLFKTEVIKPQRPWRSLAQVELATAEWTDWYNHTRLHGEIGHIPPAEYETNHYLSTTKPQVTTNI, encoded by the exons ATGGCACGTCCTTCCCAGTACCCGCTTGAGCTGCGCCGTCGTGCGGTGCGGATGGTCGCCGAGGTGCGGCCCGACTACGACACCGAGTGGGCCGCGATGAAAGCGGTCGCCGCGAAGCTCGGCATCGGCACGACCGAGACGCTGCGCAAGTGGGTCCGTCAGGACGAGATCGACGCCGGGACCCGGCCCGGGACGACGACGGAGGAGTCGGCCGAGCTGAAGCGGCTGAAGAAGGAGAACGCCGAGCTGAAGCGGGCGAACGAGATCCTCAAGGCCGCGG GCGAGTTTCTTCGCGGCCGAGCTCGACCGGCCACACACACGCTCGTAGCGTTCATCGACGAGCACCGGGACCGCTTCGGCGGAGTCGAGCCGATCTGCCGTGTTCTGACCGAGCACGACTGCAAGATCGCCCCGTCCACCTACTACGCCCACCACAAACGCCGGCAGGCACCCTCGGCCCGCACCGTTCGCGACACCGAGCTGAAGACCTTGATCAAGGAGGCATACGACGCCAACTACCGTGTCTACGGCGCGAGGAAGATCTGGCGGCACCTGAACCGCCAGGGCCAGACCGTGGCCCGCTGCACCGTCGAACGGCTGATGCGCGAGCTCGGCATCACCGGCGCCGTCCGCGGCAAGAGAGTGATCACCACGATCCCGGACCCCTCCGCGCCCAGGGCGCCGGACCTGGTCGACCGCGACTTCGTCGCGTCCGCGCCGAACCGCTGCTGGGTCGCCGACTTTACCCACGTCGCCACGTTCTCCGGCGTCGTCTACGTCGCCTTCGTCGTGGACACCTTCTCCCGCCGCATCGTCGGCTGGTCCGCCTCGACCACGAAGCAGACCCGGCTCGTCCTGGACGCACTGGACATGGGACTGTGGCAACGCGACCGCGACCAACACCCGCCCTTGCCAGGCGAGTTGGTTCATCACTCGGACGCGGGCTCGCAATATACGTCCTTCACGCTGGCCGAACACTTGGAGAAGGCCGGCATCGCCGCCTCGATCGGATCGGTCGGCAACGCATACGACAACGCGCTGATGGAGTCCACGATCGGCCTCTTCAAAACCGAGGTGATCAAGCCGCAGCGGCCCTGGCGATCCCTCGCCCAGGTCGAGCTCGCCACCGCCGAATGGACCGACTGGTACAACCACACCCGGCTCCACGGTGAGATAGGGCACATCCCGCCCGCCGAATACGAAACCAACCACTACCTGAGCACCACGAAACCCCAGGTCACAACCAACATCTGA
- a CDS encoding universal stress protein — protein MRRVVVGVTGTPGSLSALHRAAAEARVRDAELRVVLAWQLPGGELGSRNSLGPSALAECRAAVVERLREVLDTAFGAVKPGVTVAGLTVRGTPGAALVDAARDVDDLLVVGTGSRAALRRLVRPSVARYCLAHAACPVLVVPPSPLQSELDAARRRNFWRMPLDLRELTP, from the coding sequence GTGCGAAGAGTCGTGGTCGGTGTGACGGGAACGCCGGGGAGTCTGTCCGCGCTGCACCGGGCGGCCGCAGAGGCCCGCGTGCGCGACGCGGAGCTGCGGGTCGTCCTGGCCTGGCAGTTACCGGGCGGTGAGCTCGGAAGCCGCAACAGCCTCGGGCCCTCCGCCCTGGCGGAATGCCGCGCCGCGGTTGTCGAAAGACTCCGCGAGGTCCTCGATACGGCGTTCGGTGCCGTAAAGCCCGGTGTCACTGTCGCCGGCCTCACGGTACGGGGGACCCCGGGCGCGGCCCTCGTGGACGCTGCCCGCGACGTGGACGACCTCCTCGTCGTCGGCACGGGATCACGCGCCGCGTTGCGCCGCCTCGTCCGCCCTTCGGTGGCTCGCTACTGCCTCGCGCACGCCGCCTGCCCTGTTCTCGTTGTGCCTCCGTCTCCACTCCAGAGCGAGCTCGATGCCGCACGCCGACGCAACTTCTGGAGAATGCCGCTGGACCTGCGGGAGCTGACTCCGTGA
- a CDS encoding SAV_915 family protein yields MCLFLYDDDPEPEEQAPAGPLYVPARPGGAHQVVRLFRTPLGTRTAVGFTSPDRLAAALGTAQPWIRLSEAALRAMSEPLGVNLLTVDPTLTAPPVTAAASTALLAAPVTQAPGTTARTA; encoded by the coding sequence ATGTGTTTGTTCCTGTACGACGACGACCCCGAGCCTGAAGAACAGGCCCCGGCCGGGCCTTTGTACGTGCCCGCCCGGCCGGGAGGAGCACACCAGGTGGTGCGGCTGTTCCGCACCCCGTTGGGAACCCGTACCGCCGTCGGCTTCACCAGCCCGGACCGGCTCGCCGCCGCGCTCGGCACGGCCCAGCCCTGGATCCGGCTCTCCGAAGCCGCTCTCCGGGCAATGTCCGAACCGCTCGGGGTGAACCTGCTGACCGTCGACCCGACCCTCACCGCTCCCCCGGTCACCGCGGCCGCGAGCACCGCCCTGCTCGCGGCACCGGTCACGCAGGCACCCGGAACCACGGCCCGGACGGCCTGA
- the lysA gene encoding diaminopimelate decarboxylase, which yields MTITALSAIPTDARELSIWPASMTPLPHGGLAVGGVPLTEIADRFDTPAYVLDEGEVRGRCRTYRNAFPDADVLYAAKAFLSRAMVRWVQDEGLGLDVCSAGELELAVTAGFPPERIVLHGNAKSPRDLAAALRLGVGRIVIDSPSEIARIAAAVGPDGRQKVMVRVVPGVSAGGHDKIRTGTDDQKFGLSLTDGGAQHAVTRILGQPQLELTGLHCHIGSQISDVKPYLVALRRMVGLMARIRDAHGVVLPELDMGGGHGIAYRPGEPALDLTALARRLRAELIEGCAAARLTVPRLLIEPGRAVVGPAGVALYRVLAVKHTGEKVFVAVDGGMSDNPRPALYGVRYAPRLIGRRSTAGPRTTTVVGRHCEAGDVLAADVHLPGDIRPGDLLAVPVAGAYQLCMASGYNLVGRPAVVAVHEGTARLLVRCETLQDYRNRDIGI from the coding sequence ATGACTATCACCGCGCTCTCCGCCATACCGACCGACGCGCGTGAACTCTCCATATGGCCCGCGTCCATGACGCCACTCCCGCACGGCGGCCTGGCCGTCGGCGGGGTACCCCTCACCGAGATCGCCGACCGGTTCGACACACCGGCCTACGTGCTGGACGAGGGCGAGGTGCGCGGGCGCTGCCGCACCTACCGGAACGCGTTCCCCGACGCCGATGTGCTGTACGCCGCCAAGGCGTTCCTGTCCCGCGCCATGGTGCGCTGGGTCCAGGACGAGGGACTGGGCCTCGACGTGTGCTCCGCCGGGGAGCTGGAGCTCGCCGTCACCGCCGGCTTCCCGCCCGAGCGCATCGTGCTGCACGGCAACGCCAAGTCGCCCCGCGACCTGGCGGCGGCGCTACGCCTCGGTGTGGGGCGGATCGTCATCGACAGTCCGTCCGAGATCGCGAGGATCGCGGCCGCCGTCGGCCCCGACGGGCGCCAGAAGGTCATGGTGCGGGTGGTGCCGGGCGTCTCGGCCGGCGGCCACGACAAGATCCGCACCGGTACGGACGACCAGAAGTTCGGTCTGTCCCTCACCGACGGGGGCGCGCAGCACGCCGTCACACGGATCCTCGGCCAGCCGCAGCTCGAACTGACCGGCCTGCACTGCCACATCGGCTCCCAGATCTCCGACGTGAAGCCCTATCTGGTCGCGCTGCGCCGGATGGTGGGGCTGATGGCCCGCATCCGCGACGCGCACGGCGTCGTCCTGCCCGAGCTGGACATGGGCGGCGGCCACGGCATTGCCTACCGGCCCGGTGAACCCGCCTTGGACCTGACCGCGCTGGCCCGACGGCTGCGGGCGGAGCTCATTGAGGGCTGCGCCGCTGCCCGGCTGACCGTCCCCCGGCTTCTCATCGAGCCCGGGCGGGCCGTCGTCGGGCCGGCCGGAGTCGCGCTGTACCGGGTGCTCGCCGTCAAGCACACCGGCGAAAAGGTGTTCGTCGCCGTCGACGGCGGCATGAGCGACAACCCCCGGCCCGCCCTGTACGGGGTGCGCTACGCACCCCGCCTGATCGGCCGCCGCTCGACGGCCGGACCCCGTACGACCACGGTCGTCGGCCGCCACTGCGAGGCCGGCGACGTCCTCGCCGCCGACGTGCACCTGCCCGGCGACATCCGCCCCGGCGACCTGCTCGCCGTTCCGGTTGCCGGTGCCTACCAGCTGTGCATGGCATCCGGCTACAACCTGGTCGGCCGCCCCGCCGTCGTCGCCGTCCACGAGGGCACTGCCCGGCTCCTTGTCCGGTGCGAAACCCTGCAGGACTACCGGAACCGGGACATCGGCATCTAA
- a CDS encoding MerR family transcriptional regulator: protein MITIGQLAGYIGVSIKTVRVYHDKGLLPEPDRDASGYRRYGANDAVELIKIRTLAEAGVPLARIRDLRAASDEEFRQALGEIDDELGARIRSLQETQGRLHRLAAGRLVPLPGEVVAHLEDLARWGFTPRWVDLQRDLWILVFATHPDRAITLFHDQAQILADPTLRQLFLGYDHAHDLDADDPRLDDLAHRIAEANRERYGSDERPGLDKDSEIPALIQGTVNASSPAWERLDSLIRAQLNA, encoded by the coding sequence GTGATCACCATCGGACAGCTGGCCGGCTACATCGGAGTGTCGATCAAGACCGTCCGCGTTTACCACGACAAGGGACTGCTCCCCGAACCCGACCGCGACGCGTCCGGCTACCGGCGGTACGGTGCGAACGACGCCGTCGAACTGATCAAGATCCGGACACTGGCAGAAGCCGGCGTCCCTCTGGCTCGTATCCGGGATCTGAGAGCGGCGAGCGACGAGGAATTCCGGCAGGCGCTGGGCGAGATCGACGACGAACTCGGCGCCCGCATCCGCAGCCTGCAGGAAACACAGGGGCGCCTACACCGGCTCGCCGCCGGGCGGCTGGTACCGCTACCCGGCGAAGTCGTCGCCCATCTGGAGGACCTGGCCCGTTGGGGATTCACGCCTCGATGGGTGGACCTGCAACGCGACCTGTGGATCCTCGTGTTCGCCACCCACCCGGACCGTGCCATCACCCTGTTTCACGACCAGGCCCAGATCTTGGCCGACCCGACGCTACGGCAGCTCTTCCTCGGCTACGACCACGCGCACGACCTCGACGCCGACGACCCGCGCCTCGACGACCTCGCCCACCGCATCGCCGAGGCGAACCGGGAGCGCTACGGGTCCGACGAACGGCCCGGCCTGGATAAGGACTCCGAGATCCCCGCCCTCATCCAGGGCACGGTCAACGCTTCGTCCCCGGCATGGGAACGACTCGACTCGCTCATTCGCGCCCAACTGAACGCATGA
- a CDS encoding PadR family transcriptional regulator translates to MDDLTEMLKGTLEGCVLEIIDREETYGYAITRQLNELGFTDVIEGTVYTILLRLERNGLVQVTKRPSGVGPPRKFFALNDAGREELAKFWAKWQYVSSRIDKLKEGGR, encoded by the coding sequence ATGGACGACCTGACGGAGATGCTGAAGGGCACGCTCGAAGGGTGCGTGCTCGAGATCATCGACCGCGAGGAGACCTACGGGTACGCCATCACCCGTCAGCTGAACGAGCTGGGCTTCACCGACGTCATCGAGGGGACGGTGTACACCATCTTGCTGCGACTGGAGAGGAACGGACTCGTCCAGGTGACGAAGCGACCATCCGGGGTCGGTCCCCCGCGCAAGTTCTTCGCGCTCAACGACGCGGGCCGCGAGGAGCTCGCGAAGTTCTGGGCGAAATGGCAGTACGTCTCATCACGCATCGACAAGCTCAAGGAGGGCGGGAGATGA
- a CDS encoding DUF1048 domain-containing protein encodes MNFWETITGSDLTREWKAFEARAAALPGDYRAAWEQIKVGLLPHGDFTGRNLMPILDAALGLLEETAADGQSVQEVLGDDIRGFCTALAGGEGARTYRDRWREQLNRNVARKLSRLGG; translated from the coding sequence ATGAACTTCTGGGAGACCATCACAGGCAGCGATCTCACCAGGGAATGGAAGGCGTTCGAAGCCCGGGCCGCCGCCCTGCCGGGTGACTACCGGGCGGCATGGGAACAGATCAAGGTCGGCCTGCTCCCCCACGGGGACTTCACCGGCCGCAACCTGATGCCGATCCTCGACGCCGCCCTGGGACTGCTCGAAGAAACGGCGGCGGACGGGCAGAGCGTCCAGGAGGTGCTCGGCGACGACATCCGGGGCTTCTGCACGGCACTGGCCGGCGGCGAAGGGGCCCGAACCTATCGCGACCGCTGGCGCGAGCAGTTGAACAGGAACGTCGCCAGGAAATTGAGCAGGCTGGGAGGCTGA
- a CDS encoding DUF1048 domain-containing protein translates to MGIQDIIEGKKQWRAHTARVKALPPDYQIVYKEMQKYLFKVGPIDLPDGPLLPGIVDFFEEGVAAGKGVLQLIGSDVAAFCDDLIKDSPTYADAYQESLNREPGTAGK, encoded by the coding sequence ATGGGCATCCAGGACATCATCGAGGGCAAGAAGCAGTGGCGGGCGCACACGGCTCGGGTCAAGGCGCTCCCGCCGGACTACCAGATCGTCTACAAGGAGATGCAGAAGTACCTGTTCAAGGTCGGACCGATCGACCTGCCTGACGGGCCCCTGCTCCCCGGGATCGTCGACTTCTTCGAGGAGGGCGTCGCAGCGGGCAAGGGCGTCTTGCAACTCATCGGCAGCGACGTCGCGGCGTTCTGTGACGACCTGATCAAGGACTCTCCGACCTATGCGGACGCCTACCAGGAATCCCTCAACAGGGAACCCGGCACGGCCGGGAAGTAG
- a CDS encoding ATP-binding cassette domain-containing protein, whose translation MPTPNWVDGRPSPTAVSAVGLRKSYGEKLVLDGIDLHIPAGSVFALLGPNGAGKTSAVKILSTLITADAGELHVGGHDLAADPQAVRAAIGVTGQFSAVDGLITGEENMLLMADLHHLTKREGRRVATELLERFGLTEAAKKPASTYSGGMKRRLDLAMTLVGSPRIIFLDEPTTGLDPRSRHNMWGIIRGLVSDGVTVFLTTQYLDEADELADRIAVLNDGKIVAEGTAEELKRLVPGGHVRLRFTDPVAYQSAADALREVTRDDEALSLSIPSDGSQRELRSVLDRLDSAGIEANELTVHTPDLDDVFFALTSPANVPNQPKETAR comes from the coding sequence ATGCCCACACCCAATTGGGTGGACGGTCGCCCGTCTCCGACCGCTGTCTCCGCCGTCGGACTACGCAAGTCCTATGGCGAGAAGCTCGTCCTCGACGGTATCGATCTGCACATCCCGGCCGGGTCCGTGTTCGCGCTGCTCGGCCCGAACGGCGCCGGCAAGACCAGCGCCGTGAAGATCCTGTCCACGCTCATCACCGCCGACGCCGGCGAGCTGCACGTCGGTGGGCACGACCTGGCCGCCGACCCGCAGGCGGTCCGTGCCGCGATCGGTGTCACAGGGCAGTTCTCCGCCGTCGACGGACTGATCACCGGCGAGGAGAACATGCTCCTCATGGCGGACCTGCACCACCTGACCAAGCGTGAGGGGCGGCGGGTCGCCACCGAACTGCTGGAGCGATTCGGCCTGACCGAAGCCGCCAAGAAGCCCGCCTCCACCTACTCCGGCGGGATGAAGCGCCGCCTCGACCTCGCTATGACACTGGTCGGCAGCCCGCGGATCATCTTCCTCGACGAGCCGACGACAGGGCTCGACCCACGCTCCCGCCACAACATGTGGGGCATCATCCGCGGCCTCGTCTCCGACGGCGTCACCGTCTTCCTCACCACCCAGTACCTGGATGAGGCCGACGAACTGGCCGACCGCATTGCTGTGTTGAACGACGGAAAGATCGTCGCCGAGGGCACCGCCGAGGAGCTCAAGCGGCTCGTCCCGGGCGGGCACGTCCGGCTCCGCTTCACCGACCCGGTCGCGTACCAGTCCGCCGCTGACGCCCTTCGCGAGGTCACCCGGGACGACGAGGCACTGTCGCTGTCCATCCCCAGCGACGGCAGTCAGCGCGAACTGCGCTCCGTTCTCGACCGGCTCGACTCCGCCGGCATCGAGGCGAACGAACTGACCGTACATACCCCGGACCTCGACGACGTGTTCTTCGCCCTGACCAGCCCGGCCAACGTCCCCAACCAGCCCAAGGAGACAGCCCGATGA
- a CDS encoding ABC transporter permease, producing the protein MSALSLAVRDSNTMLRRNLLHARRYPSGTLNLLLTPIMMLLLFVYIFGDVMSAGIGGGGSDRSDYIAYIVPGLLLMTIGSTVIGAAVYVSMDMTEGLIARFRTMAVYRPSVLIGHVVGSVLQSVMSVVLVGAVGVAIGFRSTDATVLEWLAAFGLIVLFALALTWIAVGMGLASPNPEAASNMAMPLILLPLISSAFIPADTMPGWFQPIAEYQPFTPAIETLRGLLLGTEIGDNGWIAIAWCVGLTALGFRWSTAQFNRDPK; encoded by the coding sequence ATGAGCGCCCTCTCTCTCGCTGTACGCGACTCCAACACGATGCTGCGCCGCAACCTGCTGCACGCGCGGCGCTACCCGTCAGGGACCCTGAACCTGCTGCTCACGCCGATCATGATGCTGCTGCTCTTCGTCTACATCTTCGGCGACGTGATGAGCGCGGGCATCGGTGGCGGCGGCTCCGACCGCTCCGACTACATCGCCTACATCGTCCCGGGCTTGCTGCTGATGACCATCGGCAGCACCGTGATCGGGGCCGCGGTGTACGTCTCCATGGATATGACCGAGGGCCTCATCGCCCGCTTCCGCACGATGGCGGTCTACCGCCCTTCGGTACTCATCGGACACGTCGTCGGCAGCGTGCTGCAATCCGTCATGAGCGTGGTCCTCGTCGGCGCCGTCGGCGTGGCCATCGGCTTCCGCTCCACGGACGCGACCGTCCTGGAGTGGCTGGCAGCATTCGGGCTCATCGTGCTCTTCGCCCTGGCGCTGACCTGGATCGCGGTCGGCATGGGTCTGGCCAGCCCGAACCCCGAGGCGGCCAGCAACATGGCCATGCCACTGATCCTCCTCCCCCTGATCTCCAGTGCGTTCATCCCGGCCGACACCATGCCCGGCTGGTTCCAGCCGATCGCCGAGTACCAGCCCTTCACCCCCGCCATCGAGACCCTGCGCGGCCTCCTCCTCGGCACCGAGATCGGCGATAACGGCTGGATCGCGATCGCCTGGTGCGTCGGCCTGACCGCGCTCGGCTTCCGCTGGTCGACGGCGCAGTTCAACCGCGACCCGAAGTAA